CTAATGGATTTCCAGAGTGCCAAAATGGAAGTTATTGACAGCTTGTCAGCTTTATACCTGCTTTGTAGGGGAGAGAATGTGTTAGCCTCCTCAATCCATCACACTGGAAATGAAtgtctgtttctatttatttctttttaaaagtctgtggGATTaagtttttgttgcatttatctttcttttttagcttgaaagttatattttattttaaacgtTAATGTAATGTTTCATAACATACgtatttggaattttttaaataaatgtttagggTTAACTTGTATCTATATCATTACCCCGAAAAAAAAACCTGGcaagctttttattttacttttctttagatgccaattttcattgtctttttgtCCAGAATGTCAGTGCCAATCTTTCTGGGCATTTGGGCAGGGAAGAAGATATGACTATGGTGTGTGCTCAGTCCCTcttgttaaaattataaataatatttggaTATTACATGTGAGGAGAGGCTAATTCTCAGgtttttattttgggaaattGATTAATGGTGGCGCCAACAACTGACTTAGGGAACCAAGGAGTGTCTTATTGGTTTTGCTGTTGACATAAATTCCTCTTCACTGTTTCCTAACTGATGACTCTGACAGAGGCATTAAGATGTGTCTGTTAAGATCTGCTTTGgattatttgaatttaaattgcATGGGATATCCAAGGTGAGATGAACCCTAGTAGGATCTGGGAATATATATTAGTAATTCATCAGTTTGTAGACTTGAGTTGATGTCATGAGAGTAAATAAGACCACTTAAGAAAGAGGGCCAAGTAAAAATAcctcaaaaatataaacatacacttagatagaagaaataagttataATGTTCAGCAGCcaagtagggtgactatagttaacaacaatgtattttatatttcaaaatagctagtaGACAGAACTTGAAATGTtccaacatataaaaattataattactcAAGGCGATGGATgtcctaaataccctgactttaTCATTTCACATTCtttgcatgtaacaaaataccacatgcacccccttaaatatgtacaattattacatttcaataaaataaaaattttaaataccaaTGTATAAATCATAGGGACATAGCAAGGTGAACTAAAAGGCTAAATTCTGAAAAggcaaatttttgaaaaaataaaaagcagatccATAGTAGCCAAAGCTCATTAAGAAATAAATCAAGCTTAGAAAAAATGAATGCCCTTAATTTAGAAATGAAGGAGTAACTGGGGACTTAGTAAGAACAGTTAAATTGCACCAAAATGTAAATATCTTAAGGCAGTCTAGAAGTCAGACTGTCTGGGgttgggaagagaaaaaaatatggataAATAGACTGTCTCCTTAAGTGTTTTtcataaaggaaggaaagaaatagaataacACTACAGGGAGAGACAAGGtcaaaaagatgagaaaaaatttaGGAAAAGAAACAGAGCCACAGAGCTATGAGGACAGCTGTAGGAAAACCTCAAACGCAAGGAATGAATGCTGCATATACTATTACGATGGGTGTGTGCCTAGGGAGGaaatgtgtatttgtgtatgtgtgtgtgtgtgtgtgcatgagtcgGGGAGTGAAGATGCAGGCTATTTTGGAAAGTTTTATGCAAATTTGGCACACGATTAAGTAAacctttctaattatttttcaggTTCCAGAGTTCAACGTGGAATTCTGAACTATGTCAACATTACTAACTCAGACAGCCCCAAATAGCAGCACTTCAATGGCCCCCACCTTCTTGCTTGTGGGCATGCCAGGCCTATCAGGTGTACCCTCCTGGTGGACGATGCCCGTCATTGCTGTCTACCTTCTCTCTGCACTGGGAAATGGTACCATCCTCTGGATCATTGCCCTGGAGCCTGCCCTGCACCGCCCAATGCACTTCTTCCTCTTCTTGCTTAGTGTGTCTGATATTGGCTTGGTTACCGCCCTGATGCCCACACTGCTGGGCCTTGCCCTTGCTGATGTTCACACtgtccctgcctcagcctgccttcTACAGATGTTTTTTGTCCATGTCTTCTCTGTCATGGAGTCCTCTGTCTTGCTTGCCATGTCCATTGATCGGGCACTGGCCATCTGCCGACCTCTCCACTATTCAGCTCTCCTCACCAACGGTGTAATTAGCAAAATCAGCGTGGCCATTGCTTTTAGATGCCTGGGTCTCCATCTGCCCCTGCCATTTCTGCTGGCCTGCATGCCCTACTGCCGCCCACAGGTCCTAACCCATTCTTATTGCTTGCATCCAGATGTGGCTCGTTTGGCCTGCCCAGGAGCTTGGGGTGCAGCCTATAGCCTATCTGTGGTTCTTTCAGTCATGGGTTTGGACcccttgctgattttcttttcctatggCCTGATTGGCAAGGTGTTGCAAGGTGTGGAGTCCAGGGAAGATCGCTGGAAGGCTGGTCAAACCTGTGTTGCCCACCTTTCTGCCGTGCTCCTCTTCTATATTCCTATGATCCTCCTGGCACTGATTAGCCATCTTGAGCTGCCAATCACTCAGCATACCCATACTCTTCTCTCCTATGtccatttccttcttcctccatTGATAAACCCTATTCTCTATAGTGTCAAGATGAAGGAGATTAGAGAAAGAATACTCAATAGGTTGCAGCCCGGGAAGATGGGTTGTGCTCAGTGAGGAGGATGCCCCTCCATGTTTGGTGGTACAGGGTTCCTGATACTAAAGTTTCTGTGAGAACTCAGTTCACCAAGCATGAAATGATCATTCACGTACTCATAAGTGCATATACATGGATGTGGCTTCCTATCCCTGGAAGTATGCCTGTGTATATTGATGAAAGCTTACAATCCCCAGAGAATGaatgtgatccacccactggTACATTATATATCAATGACACAGGAAGGGCCAGAGTCCAGATCTTGTCACAACCATCCAAGTGTGTGcctgttgttattttatttttgttaatccTGTCActatatctatattttaataCGGATAAATCTAGAAGAGTTAATCATCTAcatagcaaaggaaaaataagacagaaacaTTCTTCTCAACTAGATAGAAGATCTTCCATTGGTATTGTACCTCCTTAAGAAGTAAGAATTCTGACCAATCCTTAGGAATTAGATAAGTGAGGAAAATGCAAGTAAGTCTCTCATTTAGATTCTTCACACCAAGAAGTAGGTTATTTAACTCTGATCaggccagaaaaagaaaagagggaatataatttttttaattcttcatttagttttcaaaatgttagtatattttttgaatatatatgtatattgaatgttctcaacacaaagaaatgagaaatgtttgagactatgaatatgctaattaccccaatctgatcactatacatgacatgcatcaaaacatcactatgaaTATGCATAATTATTGTCAgttcaaaatgaaatttaatttaatttctaaaatttttgcatatttcagaaaaaatagaataaataagaataattttaaattatatctccCAAACTTAACTATAATTATCTGTTTAGTGAGCActtataatgttttatataaatggaatcttacAAGTGGCATTTGTAATTATTGGTCTCAATTCTTTACTTCCTAGTAGCAGCAGTATACATTCACACCCACATCAGGAGGAACAAAGTGGATGAATCGTATTTACCATCACTCTCACTTTAGACACATGATTTTCTCTGGCCACTGTGGTCCTCATGACTTGTTTTTGTCAATAGGATGTTAGTGGATGTGATAAAAGCAAGAGCTTCAGTGTGATTTTGCTGCAAGGTTTGATTTCTTGTACTAGGGTAGTGCTTCCCTAGTAGGTACTTCCCCTTGAATCTGGTTTCCAGAAGGAGATACATGATGCAAACCTGAGCCAAATTCAGAGCCTGGAGCCAGGCCCTGGTGCCTGGAGAACTGAAGCAAAGCCAGGAAGTCAAAGCAGCCCAAATGAAGAGGGTCTCTGacaaataagataaatttaaatGGGGATAAATTAGAGCcagctgcataaatttgcataaataaagaggagccaaatgttaatagccaccacaatggggaaaatgcctcccgGGTATTTCAGACCTTCACTGCAGCCCCTCCCACTGCAGgcttggaggccaaggagggaaaaatggttttgtgagccaggcccagggccctgttGATCTATGCATCCTTGAGACATGGCatcctgtgtcccagccactccagctccagccattgctaaaaggagccaaggtacagcttggacTGTTCCTTCAGAGGGTGCAGGTCCCAAGTCATAGCAGCTTCCATGTAGTATTGGGCTGTGGGTATACAGAAGGCAAGAGTTTAGGTTTGGGAGCCTCTACCTAGATtgcagaagatgtatggaaatgcctggatgtccaggcagaagtctgctgcagggtgggtgtcccaacccaaatctcatgctgaattgtaacTCCCAATGTGGAGagaggacctggtgggagatgattaaatcatgcttttctcatgatagtgagtaactTCTCATGCTatctgatgatttaaaagtgtgtggtacttccctcttcactctctgtctctcctgtcACCATGCGAAGACATgattgcttcctcttcaccttccaccatgattgtaagtttcctgaggcctccacagccatgcctcttgtacagtctgtggaactgtgagacaattaaacatctttaatttataaaccacccagtttcAGATAactctttatagcaatgtaagctTGAACTAATATACCATGAGGAtttcaaatactattttataaccCATTAATTTAACCTAGTAACAACTTAACACTCTTTGCCTAAACAAGctaaaagaaaaccaacaaaaactGCACCTTAATTTTGTTTCccctgcattttaatttttttttctatttatgccTCATTGTAccgtctatgtcttgaaaagttgatgtagctattattttttatttatttatttttagacatgcTACTTGgcataagagtagtttacacaccacagttatagtgttataatattctgcgTTTTTCTATGTACTCATTATTGCCAGTGAGTTTTGTATTACTACCTTGAAGTgattattgctcattaatgtcctgttctttcagattgaataactccctttagcatttctttttgcgtgtgtgtgtgacagagttttactctcgttgcccaggctgcagtgcaatggcatgatcttggctcaccgcaacctccaccctcaaggttcaagttattctcctgcctcagcctcctgagtggctgagattacaggcatgcaccaccatgcatggctaatttttgtatttttagtagagatggggtttctccatattggtcaggctggtctcaaactcccaacctcaggtgatccgcccacctcggcctcccaaagtgctgggattacagatgtgagccaccatgcctggcctagcaTTTCTTATAGAACAGGTCTGGTGTTGAGGAAATCTCTCAACTTTTGTTTGActaggaaagtctttatttcttcttcatgttttaaggatattttcactggatatattATTCTTGGGTAAAACAACtcttccttcagcactttaattATGTTATGTCACTCTCTCTTGGCCTGTAAGTTTCAAGTGAAAAGTCTGCTGTCAGATATattggtttcttttctcttgcagcttttaggatcctttcattatatttgattttggggaatttgattattaaatgccttgaggtgtTATTTGGGGGCTTAAATTGATTTGGTATTCCCTAATCTTCTTGTACTTgtatattgatatctttctctaggtttgggaagttctctactattctttaaataaactttctaactATCTCTTTCTAactatctctttctctatctcctctttaagaccaataactcttagaattgccctttgaggctattttctggATCCTGTAAGTatgctttgttgttttttattcttttttttttttttttgtctcctctgaccgtatattttcaaataacctgtcttcacgctcactaattctttcttctgcttcattaATTCTGTGATTAAAGGACTCTAATGCATTCTTCATTATGCCAATCACATTTTTCAGccccagaatttctgcttgattctttgtaaatatttcaatatcACTGTTAATTTTTTCTGATGTAATTCCgagttccttctctgtgttatcttgaatttctttgagtttcctcaacataGCCATTTTGAATTCTATCTggaaggtcacatatctctgtttctccaggattggtccctggtgccttatttagtttatttggtgaggtcatgttttcctgtaCAGTGTTCCTGCTAGTAAATGTTATTCACTGTCTGGTCATTCAagaattgtttatttattgtcttcactgtctgggcttgtttgtacctgtccttcttgggatGACTTTATAGATATCTCaagggacttgggtgttgtgatctaagttgtATCTACTTTAGGGGTAatcccaagcccagtaatgctgtgctTCTTCTAGACTCATAGAAGTACcgccttgatggtcttggacaaaaTATGGAatattctctggattaccaggcagactCTTATTCTCTTCCCCTACTTtatcccaaacaaatggagtatCTCTGTGTTCTGAGCCACATGAATCTAAGGGTGGAGtaacacaagcacccctgtggccaccaccagtatgtctgtgctg
This portion of the Macaca mulatta isolate MMU2019108-1 chromosome 14, T2T-MMU8v2.0, whole genome shotgun sequence genome encodes:
- the OR51S1 gene encoding olfactory receptor 51S1 (The RefSeq protein has 3 substitutions compared to this genomic sequence); translation: MSTLLTQTAPNSSTSMAPTFLLVGMPGLSSVPSWWTMPLIAVYLLSALGNGTILWIIALEPALHRPMHFFLFLLSVSDIGLVTALMPTLLGLALADVHTVPASACLLQMFFVHVFSVMESSVLLAMSIDRALAICRPLHYSALLTNGVISKISVAIAFRCLGLHLPLPFLLACMPYCRPQVLTHSYCLHPDVARLACPGAWGAAYSLSVVLSVMGLDPLLIFFSYGLIGKVLQGVESREDRWKAGQTCVAHLSAVLLFYIPMILLALISHLELPITQHTHTLLSYVHFLLPPLINPILYSVKMKEIRERILNRLQPRKMGCAQ